A single Polynucleobacter acidiphobus DNA region contains:
- the lysA gene encoding diaminopimelate decarboxylase produces the protein MTHSIPSLTGFTEYHGEWFAEGVSLSALANQYGTPLYVYSKHAICTAYRAYDVACIRANGSRRARIHYAVKANSNLAVLDELKQLGAGFDLVSGGELARVLHIGADPKSMVFAGVGKSADEIKFALSVGVKCINVESIPELQRINSIAKSLGLRAPVSLRVNPDVDAQTHPYISTGLKDNKFGIAYFEVLKTYREAALLPHIDIVGIDCHIGSQITNTSPYLDALDKVLDLIEQLKREGIVIHHLDLGGGLGIDYGSDAPPDITEFTNTLLNRVDERGFAHLDVILEPGRSLVGNAGVLLTQVEYLKTGADKNFCIVNAAMNDLMRPALYDAYHAIVPIKASAGKAISYDVVGPVCESGDWLGKDRALAVEEGDVLAILSAGAYGFVMASNYNARGRPAEVMVDGNQAHLVRERETVNSLFANERTIGTN, from the coding sequence ATGACGCACTCCATTCCATCATTAACTGGTTTTACTGAATACCATGGAGAATGGTTTGCTGAAGGTGTTTCGCTATCTGCCTTAGCGAATCAATATGGCACCCCTCTATATGTTTACAGTAAGCATGCAATTTGTACGGCATACCGTGCCTATGATGTTGCCTGTATCCGTGCAAACGGCAGTCGGCGCGCCAGAATTCATTATGCGGTTAAGGCCAATAGTAATCTCGCCGTTTTGGATGAGTTGAAGCAATTAGGGGCTGGGTTTGATTTAGTCAGTGGCGGCGAACTCGCGCGCGTTCTTCATATCGGAGCCGATCCCAAAAGCATGGTTTTTGCTGGGGTCGGCAAATCAGCCGATGAAATTAAATTTGCCCTCTCGGTTGGCGTCAAGTGCATCAACGTCGAGTCCATTCCTGAACTGCAGCGTATTAATTCCATTGCTAAGAGTTTGGGTCTTCGCGCCCCAGTTTCATTGCGCGTGAACCCTGATGTAGATGCGCAAACCCATCCGTATATTTCCACGGGTCTCAAAGATAACAAATTTGGGATTGCCTATTTTGAGGTCTTAAAGACGTATCGCGAGGCTGCGCTGCTGCCCCATATTGATATTGTTGGCATCGATTGCCATATTGGTTCCCAAATTACGAATACCTCGCCTTACCTCGATGCTCTTGACAAGGTTCTTGATTTAATTGAACAACTCAAGCGTGAAGGCATTGTCATTCACCATCTCGATCTAGGCGGCGGTCTTGGAATTGACTATGGCTCGGATGCACCACCCGATATCACAGAGTTCACGAACACCCTACTCAATCGCGTGGATGAGCGTGGCTTTGCACACTTGGATGTCATTTTGGAGCCCGGTCGCTCCTTAGTCGGAAATGCAGGAGTGCTCTTGACCCAAGTTGAGTATCTCAAAACTGGTGCAGATAAAAACTTCTGCATTGTGAACGCGGCCATGAATGATTTAATGCGACCAGCCCTATACGATGCCTATCATGCGATTGTTCCAATCAAAGCATCTGCCGGTAAAGCAATTTCCTATGATGTCGTTGGCCCTGTTTGCGAATCAGGTGATTGGCTCGGTAAAGATCGCGCCCTGGCAGTTGAAGAAGGCGATGTGCTGGCTATTTTGTCAGCAGGCGCTTATGGATTTGTCATGGCCTCAAACTACAACGCCCGAGGACGACCAGCTGAAGTTATGGTCGATGGCAATCAAGCTCACCTGGTGAGAGAGCGGGAGACTGTGAATAGCCTCTTCGCTAATGAGCGAACGATTGGGACGAACTAA